A part of Synechococcus sp. KORDI-49 genomic DNA contains:
- the lysS gene encoding lysine--tRNA ligase yields the protein MSDLRDTRLEKAQALQELDQGPYALTFEPSHRMAALQQEHADLPKGEERDVTVSVAGRVMTRRVMGKLAFFTLADETGTIQLFLEKACLEAQQEGWFKQITSLVDAGDWLGVTGILRRTDRGELSVKVSDWRMLSKALQPLPDKWHGLADVEKRYRQRYLDLVVSPQSRETFRRRALTVSGIRRWLDERQFLEIETPVLQSEAGGADARPFITHHNALDLPLFLRIATELHLKRLVVGGFERVYELGRIFRNEGVSTRHNPEFTSVEVYQAYADYITMMDLTESMLASVTEQVCGGTRLTYQGTDVDLTPPWRRATMHELVQDATGLDFTAFSSRDQAAAAMAEAGLEVPEKADSIGRLLNEAFEQRVETTLIQPTFVTDYPIEISPLARKHRSKPGLVERFELFIVGRETANAFSELIDPVDQRQRLEAQQARKAAGDLEAQGLDEDFVQALEVGMPPTGGLGIGIDRLVMLLTDSPSIRDVIAFPLLRPEAKGDGPTTVDN from the coding sequence GTGTCTGATCTGCGTGACACCCGCCTGGAGAAGGCGCAAGCCCTTCAGGAGCTCGATCAGGGACCCTATGCCCTGACCTTCGAACCCAGCCATCGGATGGCGGCTCTTCAGCAGGAGCACGCCGATCTGCCCAAGGGTGAGGAGCGGGATGTGACCGTGTCCGTTGCAGGACGGGTGATGACCCGCCGTGTGATGGGAAAGCTCGCCTTCTTCACCCTCGCCGATGAGACCGGAACCATTCAGCTGTTTCTCGAGAAGGCCTGCCTTGAGGCCCAGCAGGAGGGTTGGTTCAAGCAGATCACCTCGCTGGTGGATGCCGGCGACTGGCTGGGGGTGACCGGCATCCTGCGCCGCACCGATCGCGGGGAACTGTCGGTGAAGGTGAGCGACTGGCGCATGCTCAGCAAGGCGCTGCAACCGCTGCCCGACAAGTGGCATGGCCTGGCGGATGTGGAAAAGCGCTATCGCCAGCGCTATCTGGATCTCGTGGTGTCCCCCCAGTCCCGGGAGACGTTCCGACGCCGTGCGCTGACGGTGAGTGGCATTCGCCGCTGGCTGGACGAGCGTCAGTTCCTCGAGATCGAGACGCCGGTGCTGCAGTCGGAGGCCGGGGGAGCGGATGCCCGCCCGTTCATCACCCATCACAACGCTCTGGATCTGCCGCTGTTCCTCCGGATTGCCACCGAGCTGCACCTGAAACGGCTGGTGGTGGGTGGGTTCGAGCGGGTGTACGAGCTGGGCCGCATCTTCCGGAACGAAGGGGTGAGCACCCGTCACAACCCCGAGTTCACGTCCGTGGAGGTGTATCAGGCGTACGCCGACTACATCACCATGATGGATCTCACCGAGTCGATGCTCGCCTCGGTCACCGAGCAGGTGTGTGGAGGCACCCGCCTCACGTATCAGGGCACGGACGTGGATCTGACGCCACCCTGGCGGCGCGCCACCATGCATGAGCTGGTGCAGGACGCCACCGGTCTGGACTTCACCGCCTTCAGCAGCCGTGATCAGGCCGCTGCCGCCATGGCCGAGGCGGGGCTAGAGGTGCCGGAGAAGGCAGACAGCATCGGCCGTCTGCTGAACGAGGCCTTCGAACAACGGGTGGAGACAACGCTGATCCAGCCCACGTTCGTGACCGACTACCCGATCGAGATCTCCCCGCTGGCCCGCAAGCACCGCAGCAAACCCGGCCTTGTGGAGCGCTTTGAGCTGTTCATCGTCGGGCGCGAGACCGCCAACGCCTTCAGCGAGTTGATCGATCCCGTCGATCAGCGTCAGCGGCTGGAAGCCCAGCAGGCCCGCAAGGCGGCCGGTGATCTGGAGGCGCAGGGGCTGGATGAGGATTTCGTCCAGGCTCTGGAGGTGGGAATGCCTCCCACAGGGGGCCTGGGCATCGGCATCGATCGGCTGGTGATGCTGCTCACCGACAGCCCGTCGATCCGTGATGTGATCGCCTTCCCGCTGCTCAGGCCCGAAGCGAAGGGGGATGGCCCCACCACAGTGGATAATTAG
- the mreC gene encoding rod shape-determining protein MreC has translation MGASLWPGNGRWRALGRVAPWLALLLGLLMVRLSKGAGFADAYALLSRPFWPGPAQREWVSSAASLEDQARLSLLEQDNQRLRDLLELQRNSGADSTVAAAVISRQPRGWWQQLELGKGSLNGISVADAVLGPGGLVGRVQSVTPTTARVRLLTAPGSEVGVWLPRSRRHGLLVGLGTHRPQLRFIDKDLDVRAGDLVSTSPASTLLPPNVPVGVIQSVDERAVPAPRAVVQLIAAPEAIDWVQVRID, from the coding sequence ATGGGGGCGTCCCTCTGGCCCGGTAACGGCCGTTGGCGTGCCCTCGGGCGGGTCGCCCCATGGCTTGCTCTGCTGCTTGGACTGCTGATGGTGCGGCTGAGCAAGGGAGCGGGTTTCGCCGATGCCTATGCCCTGCTCAGTCGACCGTTCTGGCCAGGTCCGGCTCAGCGCGAATGGGTGTCATCCGCCGCTTCTCTGGAGGATCAGGCCCGTCTGTCCCTGCTGGAGCAGGACAATCAGCGCTTGCGTGATCTTCTGGAGCTGCAGAGGAACAGCGGGGCCGACAGCACCGTGGCGGCTGCCGTGATCTCCCGCCAGCCACGCGGCTGGTGGCAGCAGCTGGAGCTGGGCAAGGGATCCCTGAACGGCATCAGCGTTGCGGATGCCGTTCTCGGGCCGGGCGGACTGGTGGGACGGGTTCAGAGTGTGACCCCCACCACAGCCCGCGTTCGTCTGCTGACAGCTCCAGGCAGTGAGGTGGGGGTCTGGCTGCCCCGCTCCAGACGGCATGGGCTGTTGGTGGGGCTTGGCACCCACCGTCCCCAGCTGCGCTTCATCGACAAGGATCTCGACGTGCGGGCCGGCGATCTGGTGAGCACCTCTCCCGCCAGCACGCTGTTGCCTCCGAATGTTCCCGTCGGCGTGATCCAATCCGTGGATGAGCGAGCGGTTCCCGCTCCCAGGGCGGTGGTTCAGCTGATTGCGGCGCCGGAGGCGATCGACTGGGTTCAGGTGCGGATCGACTGA
- a CDS encoding hercynine metabolism small protein, with protein MKQDERREAIRSQREQLISELEALYMRAFDRLGQLEGDVGEVKAAQLTQMILNSKTRAIEPLLKEIEKPLITTPADQP; from the coding sequence ATGAAGCAGGACGAACGGCGTGAAGCGATCCGGTCCCAGCGCGAGCAGCTGATCAGCGAACTCGAAGCGCTCTACATGAGAGCCTTCGATCGCCTCGGGCAACTGGAAGGCGATGTCGGCGAAGTGAAGGCGGCTCAGCTCACGCAGATGATCCTGAACTCCAAGACGCGAGCCATCGAACCGTTGCTCAAGGAGATCGAGAAGCCCCTGATCACCACTCCCGCCGACCAGCCATGA
- a CDS encoding serine/threonine protein kinase — protein MSTAEPSVRSASPLKQRRLVSESSALGAGTVLAQRYRLEDPLSEGDPIQGRLWRALDTLAGDTPLVIRQVQSSESRQRFQQIWPRLQSLLHPQLPRCGELLESHGSLWTVRDWQEGEAYSLILSQRSERQMVFGAGEVLLLLRQTLPLLAVINGRGLVHGDVNPRNLLRRHSDGLPVLLDFGLVQIRGEAPLAGATPGYAPRAQGRSEPCAPWMDLHGLGVTALVLLSGRTPESLIASDGGGWSWPDQLELEPEFRAVLERLLLEDPDRRFAEAAQVLAALEPLPMPDSTGPIARADRTVVLAPRAAGRPAPDLPSLRSPADPVPAADPTSMRRSRAEAREQGAEGGLWPVVLALALSALAGTAIGWYVLTRGASRDTAPSTSRDVVGRSQGMSLPPAEVDERQKLLSRLRALQVDRTWFLKLVDSSLLARFPERGGRLPSDSLEDAPLRRVWNDLAEEWLARIEQLPPGMRSRLGQLKETDWRKQRQDLVSQGVNGTVVEQLVSAGARDLLPGDIQGRRPEEPYRQLWYAAAIQSLSEVTIENVTAKPGTATNLSLRVPSGGARLISVTVPAGHDLVLGINGTPLMQMTIFGAQGQVEKQRGPLRVVTLPAAAGSPVQVLVTNEGVSAGLLTLSCRADRAERPPLPAIDPNPFPDPATGAPSTPATPNPQPQPGRPPSVQSDDRPTPEAPSSAPRPPGAPMQESDFNPMD, from the coding sequence ATGTCAACGGCCGAACCGTCGGTACGATCAGCCAGCCCACTGAAGCAGCGTCGGCTTGTGAGCGAATCCAGCGCCTTGGGTGCCGGTACCGTCCTGGCGCAGCGTTACCGCCTGGAAGACCCCCTGAGCGAGGGCGATCCCATCCAGGGTCGGCTGTGGCGTGCGCTGGACACCCTGGCCGGAGACACCCCCCTGGTGATCCGCCAGGTTCAGAGTTCCGAATCCCGCCAGCGGTTTCAGCAGATCTGGCCGCGGCTGCAGTCTCTGCTGCATCCCCAGCTGCCGCGCTGCGGTGAACTGCTGGAGTCCCACGGCAGCCTCTGGACGGTGCGGGACTGGCAGGAGGGCGAGGCCTACAGCCTGATCCTGAGCCAGCGCAGCGAGCGTCAGATGGTGTTCGGTGCAGGGGAGGTCCTGCTGCTGCTGCGTCAGACCCTGCCACTGCTGGCGGTGATCAACGGTCGCGGGCTGGTGCATGGGGATGTCAATCCCCGCAACCTGCTGCGACGTCACAGTGACGGTCTGCCGGTGCTGCTGGATTTCGGTCTGGTCCAGATCCGAGGAGAGGCTCCGCTGGCCGGTGCAACGCCGGGCTATGCCCCCCGTGCCCAGGGTCGTTCGGAACCCTGCGCGCCCTGGATGGATCTGCATGGCCTCGGGGTCACCGCGCTGGTGCTGCTTAGCGGCCGCACCCCTGAGAGCCTGATCGCCTCGGATGGAGGAGGTTGGTCATGGCCGGATCAGCTCGAGCTGGAGCCTGAATTTCGGGCCGTGCTTGAGCGCTTGCTGCTCGAAGACCCGGACAGGCGCTTTGCCGAAGCTGCCCAGGTTCTGGCCGCGCTCGAGCCGTTGCCGATGCCGGACAGCACCGGCCCCATCGCCCGAGCCGATCGGACCGTGGTGCTCGCTCCCCGGGCCGCGGGCCGTCCGGCTCCGGATCTGCCCTCGCTCAGGAGCCCGGCTGACCCTGTTCCCGCCGCGGATCCCACATCCATGCGCCGCAGTCGAGCCGAAGCACGGGAGCAGGGAGCCGAGGGAGGCCTCTGGCCAGTGGTGCTGGCCCTCGCTCTCTCCGCTCTCGCCGGCACAGCCATCGGCTGGTACGTGTTGACGCGGGGAGCCTCCCGGGACACGGCTCCCTCCACCAGTCGCGATGTGGTGGGCCGTTCCCAGGGCATGAGTCTGCCGCCGGCGGAGGTGGATGAACGGCAGAAGCTGCTCAGTCGTCTGCGGGCCTTGCAGGTTGACCGAACCTGGTTTCTCAAGCTGGTGGACAGCAGCCTGCTGGCTCGATTCCCGGAACGGGGCGGACGGCTGCCGTCCGATTCCCTGGAGGACGCCCCGCTGCGCCGCGTCTGGAATGATCTGGCGGAGGAGTGGCTCGCCCGCATCGAGCAGCTCCCGCCAGGGATGCGCTCCAGGCTTGGCCAGCTGAAGGAGACGGACTGGCGCAAGCAGCGGCAGGACCTGGTCAGTCAGGGTGTGAACGGCACGGTGGTGGAGCAGCTGGTCAGTGCCGGAGCCCGTGACCTGCTGCCCGGCGATATCCAGGGCCGCAGGCCTGAAGAGCCTTATCGCCAGCTCTGGTATGCCGCCGCGATTCAGAGCCTTTCGGAGGTGACGATCGAGAACGTCACGGCCAAACCAGGCACGGCCACCAATCTTTCGCTGCGGGTGCCGTCGGGCGGCGCCCGACTGATCTCCGTGACTGTTCCAGCTGGCCATGATCTGGTGCTGGGCATCAACGGCACGCCGCTGATGCAGATGACCATCTTTGGAGCGCAGGGTCAGGTGGAGAAGCAGCGCGGCCCCCTGAGGGTGGTCACCCTGCCGGCGGCGGCCGGCTCACCCGTGCAGGTGCTGGTCACCAACGAAGGGGTGTCTGCGGGTCTGCTGACGCTCTCCTGCCGGGCCGATCGCGCCGAACGGCCCCCTCTTCCGGCCATTGATCCCAATCCGTTCCCGGATCCCGCCACAGGAGCGCCCAGCACGCCAGCGACCCCGAACCCCCAGCCGCAGCCTGGCCGTCCACCCTCCGTGCAGTCCGACGATCGCCCAACCCCGGAGGCACCCTCCTCTGCTCCCAGGCCCCCTGGCGCTCCCATGCAGGAGAGCGACTTCAACCCGATGGATTAG
- the smpB gene encoding SsrA-binding protein SmpB: protein MAKGGTKKAAAAAARAAANRLLADNRQARHQYDILETLETGIELVGTEVKSIRAGKANLRDGFCLIRNGELQLHNVHISPHSHAGSYFNHDPLRTRRLLAHRREIDKLRGQLDQKGLTLVPLNIHLKGSWIKLTIGLGKGRKLHDKRAAEKEKQSKKEVRAAIARL, encoded by the coding sequence ATGGCGAAAGGCGGGACCAAGAAAGCCGCGGCGGCAGCGGCACGGGCAGCGGCCAACCGACTTCTGGCGGACAACCGTCAGGCGCGTCATCAATACGACATTCTGGAAACCCTGGAGACCGGCATCGAACTGGTCGGAACGGAAGTGAAATCGATCCGTGCCGGCAAAGCCAATCTGCGGGACGGCTTCTGCCTGATCCGCAACGGAGAGCTGCAGCTGCACAACGTGCACATCTCGCCCCACAGCCATGCGGGCAGTTATTTCAACCACGACCCATTGCGCACCAGACGGCTGCTGGCCCACCGGCGCGAGATCGACAAACTGCGCGGCCAGCTCGATCAAAAAGGACTGACCCTGGTGCCCCTCAACATCCATCTGAAGGGCTCCTGGATCAAGCTCACCATCGGTCTCGGGAAGGGCCGCAAGCTGCACGACAAGCGCGCCGCCGAGAAAGAGAAGCAGAGCAAGAAGGAGGTCCGGGCTGCGATCGCCCGGCTCTAA
- a CDS encoding sugar ABC transporter substrate-binding protein, whose amino-acid sequence MNGPVTRRELLLGAAALGLAACGRGGSRADELNLWTLQLAPKFNPYFADLLTVWRQRRPQLPVRWTDLPWGSVERKLLAAVYARTAPDVVNLNPPFAANLASKGGLSDLTPLLPSGAAERYLPSVWRACRDPEAGQIAIPWYLTVRLSLVNRRLLEEAGLESPPRRWDAVPEFARRIRERTGRYGLFVTVVPDDSAEMLESLVQMGVVLLDGQRRAAFNSPAGRRAFRFWTDLYRQGLLPREVVSQGQRRAIELFQSGDLALAATGAEFLRSIQTNAPGVAAVTEPHPPLTGEDGTANVALMTLAVPRQSRHPAEAVALALFLTDAANQARFAREARVLPSSQEALEQVRTALDQEQPDTAEQAQIRTARLLSARILDQARVLVPALPGIKRLQKIVYTQLQRAMLGQIESDVALAMAADEWDRYSRSRWP is encoded by the coding sequence ATGAACGGGCCGGTGACGCGACGGGAGCTGTTGCTCGGAGCCGCTGCCCTTGGCCTGGCCGCCTGCGGTCGGGGCGGCTCGCGAGCCGATGAGCTCAATCTCTGGACTCTCCAGCTGGCTCCCAAGTTCAACCCCTACTTCGCTGATCTGCTGACGGTCTGGCGACAGCGGCGACCGCAGCTCCCCGTGCGCTGGACCGACCTGCCCTGGGGGTCTGTGGAGCGCAAGTTGCTGGCGGCGGTCTACGCACGCACTGCCCCGGATGTGGTGAATCTCAACCCACCGTTCGCGGCCAATCTGGCCAGCAAGGGAGGCTTGAGCGATCTCACGCCGCTGCTGCCCTCCGGTGCAGCGGAGCGTTATCTGCCGTCGGTCTGGCGGGCCTGCCGGGATCCGGAGGCCGGTCAGATCGCCATCCCCTGGTATCTCACCGTCAGGCTCAGCCTGGTGAACCGCCGCCTGCTGGAGGAGGCCGGGCTGGAGTCTCCCCCCAGGCGCTGGGATGCGGTGCCCGAGTTCGCCCGCCGAATCCGGGAACGGACCGGTCGTTATGGATTGTTCGTCACCGTGGTGCCTGATGACTCCGCCGAGATGCTGGAGTCGCTGGTGCAGATGGGCGTGGTCTTGCTCGATGGGCAGAGGCGAGCTGCGTTCAACAGCCCGGCCGGTCGGCGCGCCTTCCGCTTCTGGACGGATCTCTACCGGCAGGGTCTGCTGCCGCGAGAGGTGGTCAGTCAGGGCCAGCGACGGGCGATCGAGCTTTTCCAGAGCGGTGATCTGGCTCTCGCCGCCACCGGGGCGGAATTTCTGCGCAGCATTCAGACCAACGCCCCCGGCGTGGCGGCCGTGACCGAACCCCATCCGCCCCTCACCGGAGAGGACGGCACAGCCAATGTCGCCTTGATGACGCTGGCTGTTCCGCGCCAGAGCCGGCATCCCGCCGAGGCCGTGGCCCTGGCCCTGTTTCTGACCGATGCTGCCAATCAGGCCCGTTTCGCCAGGGAGGCCAGGGTCCTGCCCTCATCCCAGGAGGCTCTTGAGCAGGTGCGCACGGCCCTCGACCAGGAGCAGCCCGATACAGCGGAGCAGGCGCAGATTCGAACCGCCCGTCTTCTCTCCGCCCGGATCCTTGATCAGGCCAGGGTTCTGGTGCCCGCTCTGCCCGGCATCAAACGGCTGCAGAAGATCGTCTACACCCAGCTGCAACGCGCGATGCTCGGCCAGATCGAGAGCGATGTGGCGCTGGCCATGGCGGCTGATGAGTGGGACCGGTACTCGCGGTCACGTTGGCCATGA
- the rpaB gene encoding response regulator transcription factor RpaB, whose protein sequence is MAGGEPSQPKATLLVVDDEAAVRRVLVMRLQLAGYRVVCAEDGEQALELFHREAPDLVVLDVMLPKLDGFAVCRRLRAESCVPIIFLSAVEAISERVAGLDLGADDYLPKPFSPKELEARIATILRRVGRGAAVVETRELPTGQGILRVGELVVDTNRRQVTQGGERVNLTYTEFSLLELLFREPGRIVPRAEILEQLWGYPPRRSADLRVVDVYVARLRGKLEPDPRNPELILTVRGIGYASQRLGDQGAVASA, encoded by the coding sequence ATGGCGGGCGGAGAGCCCTCGCAACCGAAGGCCACACTGCTTGTGGTCGACGACGAGGCAGCCGTCCGTCGCGTGCTGGTGATGCGTCTTCAGCTCGCCGGGTACCGCGTCGTCTGTGCTGAAGATGGAGAACAGGCGTTAGAGCTGTTTCACCGTGAAGCACCGGATCTGGTGGTGCTTGATGTGATGCTCCCCAAGCTGGATGGCTTTGCTGTCTGTCGACGTCTGCGCGCTGAATCGTGCGTTCCGATCATTTTTCTTTCCGCTGTTGAGGCGATTTCGGAACGCGTTGCCGGCCTCGATCTGGGCGCTGACGATTACCTCCCGAAACCCTTCAGTCCGAAGGAGCTGGAGGCACGGATCGCCACCATTCTGCGACGGGTCGGTCGTGGTGCTGCCGTCGTTGAGACCCGCGAACTGCCGACCGGCCAGGGCATTCTGCGGGTCGGAGAGCTGGTGGTCGATACCAACCGTCGTCAGGTGACGCAGGGCGGTGAGCGTGTGAATCTCACCTACACGGAATTCAGCCTGCTCGAGTTGCTGTTCCGGGAGCCGGGCAGGATTGTGCCCAGGGCTGAAATCCTTGAGCAGCTGTGGGGCTACCCGCCGAGGCGATCAGCGGATCTTCGGGTGGTGGACGTGTATGTGGCGCGACTGCGGGGCAAACTCGAACCAGATCCCCGCAATCCTGAGCTGATCCTCACGGTTCGAGGAATCGGTTACGCCTCCCAGCGCCTCGGAGATCAGGGAGCCGTCGCCAGCGCCTGA
- the egtB gene encoding ergothioneine biosynthesis protein EgtB, producing MLLETLLEVRRRSEALISPLEPEDLVLQGMEDASPPKWHLAHTTWFFDTFLLQPHLPGHTACDPRWSYQFNSYYEAVGERHPRPQRGLLSRPTIREVLAWRRRIDLGLEQLLDRSCLELHPVAELGLHHEQQHQELLLMDLLDGFSRQPLEPTYAADADLTLRVSDAGWLTCDGGLMEIGHSGTGFHFDNEGPRHRVWLEPFELATQLVSNADYRAFIADGGYERPELWMSEGWGLRQRLNWQAPRYWRGSGEAAEWQDEFTLAGRQPLDPAAPVRHLSWFEADAFARWSGARLPVEAEWEVAVTQHGERIAAAHDTLWQWTASPYRPYPGFTPPDGAIGEYNGKFMSSQFVLRGSCWLTPHGHARDTYRNFFPPASRWMASGVRLAR from the coding sequence GTGCTGCTCGAGACCCTTCTGGAGGTGCGGCGTCGAAGCGAAGCCCTGATCTCACCGCTGGAACCGGAGGATCTGGTTCTTCAGGGCATGGAGGACGCCAGCCCTCCGAAATGGCATCTGGCCCACACCACCTGGTTTTTCGACACCTTCCTGCTGCAGCCGCATCTGCCGGGCCACACCGCCTGCGATCCACGCTGGAGCTATCAGTTCAATTCCTATTACGAGGCTGTCGGGGAACGGCATCCCCGGCCGCAACGGGGGCTGCTGAGCAGACCCACCATCAGGGAGGTGCTGGCCTGGCGCCGCCGGATCGATCTCGGACTGGAACAACTGCTCGACCGCTCCTGCCTGGAGCTGCATCCGGTGGCTGAACTGGGGCTGCATCACGAACAGCAGCATCAGGAGCTGCTGCTGATGGACCTGCTGGACGGATTCAGCCGTCAGCCGCTGGAACCGACCTACGCAGCGGACGCGGATCTGACCCTCCGGGTGAGCGACGCGGGTTGGCTGACCTGCGATGGGGGACTGATGGAGATCGGTCACAGCGGCACAGGCTTTCATTTCGACAACGAGGGGCCACGACACCGGGTGTGGCTGGAACCGTTCGAGCTGGCGACGCAGCTGGTGAGCAACGCCGACTACCGGGCGTTTATCGCCGACGGCGGGTATGAGAGACCGGAGCTGTGGATGAGTGAGGGCTGGGGGCTGCGGCAGCGACTGAACTGGCAGGCCCCGCGTTACTGGCGCGGCAGCGGGGAAGCGGCCGAATGGCAGGACGAATTCACCCTGGCCGGACGCCAACCGCTTGATCCCGCTGCACCGGTCCGCCATCTGAGCTGGTTTGAAGCCGATGCATTCGCCCGTTGGAGCGGGGCCCGTCTGCCGGTTGAAGCGGAATGGGAAGTGGCCGTGACGCAGCACGGCGAGCGAATCGCCGCTGCTCACGACACTCTCTGGCAGTGGACGGCAAGCCCTTACCGCCCTTACCCGGGCTTCACACCACCGGACGGCGCCATCGGGGAATACAACGGCAAATTCATGAGTTCCCAGTTCGTGCTGCGGGGCAGCTGCTGGCTGACGCCCCACGGCCATGCCCGCGACACCTACAGAAATTTCTTCCCTCCCGCCAGCCGCTGGATGGCGTCGGGAGTGCGCCTGGCCCGATGA
- a CDS encoding hercynine metabolism protein, which translates to MSTWLEQLERELDKRLSEFLRNNPVQDQLFQDQHQQDRASALKRQRLQMQQDAREQRRQLLALADQVRDWRERIQRADQAGATDLADRARRHMDELMTQGRTLWSDLENLGRRFEEVDGQLNALSRQPESANRKDLDRDWALFEAEQELQRMRRDAGFSD; encoded by the coding sequence ATGAGCACCTGGTTGGAGCAGCTGGAACGTGAGCTCGACAAACGTCTGTCGGAGTTTCTCCGCAACAACCCGGTCCAGGACCAGCTGTTTCAGGACCAGCACCAGCAGGATCGGGCCTCAGCCCTGAAGCGGCAGCGACTGCAAATGCAGCAGGACGCTAGGGAACAGCGCCGGCAGCTGCTGGCACTCGCCGACCAGGTGAGGGACTGGCGGGAGCGGATTCAGCGGGCTGACCAGGCCGGGGCGACGGATCTGGCGGATCGGGCCCGTCGGCACATGGATGAGCTGATGACCCAGGGACGCACCCTCTGGAGTGACCTCGAGAATCTCGGACGCCGCTTCGAGGAAGTGGACGGTCAGCTCAACGCGTTGAGTCGTCAGCCTGAGTCAGCGAACCGGAAGGATCTGGACCGCGACTGGGCTCTGTTCGAAGCGGAACAGGAGCTGCAGCGCATGCGCCGGGACGCAGGCTTCAGCGACTGA
- the egtD gene encoding L-histidine N(alpha)-methyltransferase has product MSVELIDLHPAPADLHRLVEAGLAQQPKQLPAWLLYDAEGSRLFAEICEQPEYTLTRTEITLLEQRAPEIASAVGEGVVMEFGIGNARKVDPLLTALRPPAFIALDISRTALEDSLSALAEGHRDTPMLGICCDHSTLDALPHHPRLQGERRIGFFPGSSLGNFQPQDAVSVLERFRRLLAGGPLLLGLDQPRDPSLLEAAYNDAAGISAAFARNLLHRLNRELNGNVRPEQFHYRARWQPQHQRIEMALVSRCEQTVQLAQQSWAFAEGEALITEHSVKYSPEAAAELASRAGWRIRQRWHDPNDTLSLHWLEPAD; this is encoded by the coding sequence ATGAGTGTCGAGCTGATCGATCTGCATCCTGCGCCGGCCGACCTGCATCGGCTGGTAGAGGCAGGCCTGGCCCAGCAGCCGAAACAGCTGCCGGCCTGGCTGCTCTACGACGCCGAGGGATCACGGCTGTTCGCCGAGATCTGCGAACAGCCGGAATACACCCTCACCCGCACGGAGATCACCCTGCTCGAACAACGGGCGCCAGAGATCGCCTCAGCCGTGGGTGAGGGCGTGGTGATGGAATTCGGGATCGGCAACGCCCGCAAGGTGGATCCATTGCTGACGGCGCTGCGCCCCCCTGCCTTCATCGCCCTGGACATCAGCCGGACGGCTCTGGAGGACTCCCTCAGCGCATTGGCGGAGGGGCATCGGGACACCCCGATGCTTGGAATCTGCTGCGATCACAGCACTCTGGACGCCCTGCCGCACCATCCCCGCTTGCAGGGAGAGCGACGCATCGGTTTTTTCCCAGGCAGCTCGCTGGGGAATTTCCAACCGCAGGATGCCGTCTCCGTTCTGGAACGCTTCCGGCGACTGCTGGCCGGTGGCCCGTTGCTGCTCGGGCTGGACCAACCCCGCGATCCCAGCCTGCTCGAAGCCGCCTACAACGATGCTGCCGGCATCTCAGCCGCCTTCGCCCGGAATCTGCTGCATCGGCTCAACCGGGAGCTGAACGGAAACGTCCGACCCGAGCAGTTTCACTACAGGGCCCGATGGCAGCCGCAGCATCAGCGCATCGAGATGGCACTGGTGAGCCGCTGCGAGCAGACCGTGCAGCTCGCGCAGCAGAGCTGGGCATTCGCCGAGGGTGAAGCCTTGATCACGGAACACAGCGTGAAATACAGCCCCGAGGCCGCCGCTGAACTGGCCTCCAGAGCGGGCTGGCGGATCCGGCAGCGCTGGCATGACCCGAACGACACGCTGTCGCTGCACTGGCTGGAACCGGCAGACTGA